A window of Paenibacillus sp. 19GGS1-52 contains these coding sequences:
- a CDS encoding beta-N-acetylhexosaminidase: protein MRFHFIGDLEGLTEGLAEIAAEAGFELSPDGHVVEVVRHEDKRIVVQAEGDLLRIECSQRIHFFRAVGLLVEALQNGNLFRIEEQPQFDMNGPMFDVSQGGAVIRPDSVKVFLRKMALMGLDMIMLYAEDSYEVKEQPYFGYMRGRYSQEEIRELDDYADLFGIEMIPCIQTLSHLADVLKWDTFADIRDDHETMLVGHERTYEIVEQMLIAASAPVRTKRIHIGMDEAWKLGLGEYLVKNGLRTKFDIMNDHLDRVMEIVEKLGLVPMMWSDMYFRAGSAKGEYYDRDSIISDEVIAGMSKNVQFVYWDYYNYDEDFYSEWIRRHKEFGSTPVFAGGIWNWKGFVLNYGITFATTNAALNVCKREGVREIIATLWGDDGTECDWFSALLGLQLFAEHGYAEQLDEEKLRSRFYYCTGGRMDDFMAIKDVDEPPGIQPGNLETYNPSRYMLWQNVMMGLFDENLRGLDMAGHYSKLQEQMALYATRNGEYGFVFEVLERLCGVLALKAEVGLQITAAYLNGNRQELALIAGVILPQIKAGVEGLRLFHRERWHLVNKPFGWDIMDLRYGGLLMSLDTAMDRISSYTDGVIDRLEELEEKRLLFQGQQGLVDCYWYKNMPTPSRIAP from the coding sequence ATGCGGTTTCACTTTATCGGCGACCTGGAAGGGTTGACTGAAGGGCTGGCGGAAATCGCGGCGGAGGCTGGCTTCGAGCTATCCCCGGATGGGCATGTTGTGGAGGTTGTACGCCACGAAGACAAGCGGATTGTGGTGCAAGCTGAGGGAGATCTCCTGCGCATTGAATGCAGTCAAAGAATTCATTTTTTTCGGGCAGTGGGTCTGCTAGTGGAAGCTTTGCAGAACGGAAATCTGTTTAGGATTGAGGAACAGCCCCAATTCGATATGAATGGGCCCATGTTTGATGTTTCACAGGGGGGAGCGGTGATCCGACCGGACTCTGTGAAGGTGTTTTTGCGGAAGATGGCGCTGATGGGCTTGGACATGATTATGTTGTATGCAGAGGACAGCTATGAGGTTAAAGAGCAGCCTTATTTCGGCTATATGAGAGGACGCTATTCGCAGGAAGAGATCCGGGAGCTGGATGATTACGCAGATCTGTTCGGTATTGAGATGATCCCCTGTATCCAGACATTAAGCCATCTGGCTGATGTATTGAAGTGGGACACATTCGCCGACATCCGCGACGATCATGAGACCATGCTGGTGGGTCACGAGCGGACTTATGAAATCGTGGAACAGATGTTGATCGCAGCTTCGGCGCCGGTGCGCACCAAGCGTATCCATATCGGGATGGACGAAGCCTGGAAGCTGGGCCTTGGCGAATATTTGGTCAAGAACGGACTGCGTACGAAGTTTGATATTATGAATGATCATCTGGATCGGGTTATGGAGATCGTAGAGAAACTTGGATTGGTGCCGATGATGTGGAGCGATATGTACTTCCGAGCAGGCTCGGCTAAGGGCGAGTATTATGATCGTGATAGCATCATTTCCGATGAAGTCATCGCAGGCATGTCGAAGAATGTCCAGTTTGTCTATTGGGATTATTACAACTATGACGAAGATTTCTATTCAGAGTGGATTCGGCGGCATAAAGAATTTGGTTCAACACCGGTCTTCGCTGGGGGGATTTGGAACTGGAAGGGTTTTGTACTGAATTACGGAATCACTTTCGCCACGACGAACGCCGCCCTGAACGTATGTAAGCGCGAAGGGGTACGGGAGATTATCGCCACATTGTGGGGAGACGACGGTACAGAATGCGATTGGTTCTCTGCACTGCTGGGGCTCCAGCTGTTCGCAGAGCATGGCTATGCGGAGCAATTAGATGAAGAGAAGCTGCGCAGTCGTTTCTACTATTGTACTGGTGGACGGATGGATGATTTCATGGCAATCAAGGATGTGGATGAGCCTCCGGGTATTCAACCGGGCAATCTGGAGACCTATAACCCTTCCCGTTATATGTTGTGGCAAAATGTAATGATGGGCTTATTTGACGAAAATTTGCGTGGTTTAGATATGGCGGGTCACTATAGCAAGCTTCAAGAGCAGATGGCTCTCTACGCGACTCGAAATGGCGAATACGGTTTTGTATTCGAGGTACTTGAACGCTTGTGTGGTGTGTTAGCATTAAAAGCGGAGGTAGGACTGCAAATTACAGCTGCCTATCTGAACGGAAATAGGCAGGAGCTGGCGCTGATTGCAGGGGTGATTTTGCCGCAAATCAAAGCTGGTGTTGAGGGGCTGCGGCTGTTTCATAGGGAGCGTTGGCATTTGGTGAATAAGCCATTCGGATGGGATATTATGGATTTAAGATATGGTGGGTTGTTAATGAGCCTGGATACCGCAATGGACCGGATATCCAGTTATACAGACGGAGTCATTGATCGCCTGGAGGAGCTTGAAGAGAAGCGGCTTTTGTTCCAGGGACAACAGGGGTTGGTAGACTGTTATTGGTACAAGAATATGCCGACACCAAGTCGGATTGCACCTTAA
- a CDS encoding M20/M25/M40 family metallo-hydrolase produces MNMEDCKRDIPSLIREWTRLNRGMMESILSELIRHDTVNRVVSGTELECQQTLRGIMEELGLEAELYNPEEVSGFHEHPAYYPGKDYSNRPNLSAVWKGLGGGKSLLFSSHIDTAAVAPGWTADPFIPRVENNRLYGLGSFDMKGGLTASLMAVRCLMELGIRLQGDVRIESVVDEEFGGANGTVAGRARGVTADAVIIPEPTNLALYPAARGGALWRVTFRGTTGLSFSGEIIRNPANDAARFIMFLEAFELERGGLGGPAPWYEEQKELLPVIVTRLEAGDLNSPLCDVGPVECHVDIWVECYPGVSEEQLRDEILQGYERYCGIAYGNGLQQPEFRRMIRFLPGCSVDPNFPLLPLLAEEIAAATGQPALVTGAPFACDAFVFNEYGTAPALILGPSGANAHAPDEYVDLDSLTLLVEIYARTLLGWCGQSEDQR; encoded by the coding sequence ATGAATATGGAAGATTGCAAAAGGGATATTCCTTCATTGATTCGGGAATGGACACGGCTGAACCGTGGAATGATGGAGAGCATCCTGTCTGAGCTCATTCGTCATGATACCGTCAATCGGGTCGTCTCGGGAACGGAGCTGGAATGCCAGCAGACACTTCGGGGGATTATGGAGGAGCTAGGCCTAGAGGCTGAGCTGTACAATCCAGAAGAAGTTTCAGGATTTCATGAACACCCGGCGTATTATCCAGGCAAAGATTATAGCAATCGTCCGAATCTAAGTGCGGTGTGGAAGGGCTTGGGAGGAGGGAAATCACTGCTCTTCTCTAGTCATATCGATACTGCGGCGGTTGCTCCCGGCTGGACCGCGGATCCCTTCATACCGAGAGTAGAGAATAACAGGCTATATGGTCTGGGATCCTTCGACATGAAGGGTGGATTGACAGCATCGCTGATGGCTGTCCGTTGTTTGATGGAATTGGGTATTCGACTGCAAGGCGATGTGCGCATCGAATCCGTTGTTGATGAGGAATTTGGCGGGGCCAATGGTACGGTAGCAGGCCGTGCCCGAGGGGTAACCGCGGATGCGGTGATCATTCCTGAGCCGACGAATCTTGCACTCTATCCTGCCGCGCGCGGGGGGGCGCTATGGCGCGTCACTTTCCGGGGAACGACTGGCTTATCATTTAGTGGGGAGATCATTCGAAATCCGGCGAATGATGCCGCCCGTTTCATTATGTTTCTGGAAGCTTTTGAACTTGAGCGAGGTGGACTCGGAGGTCCGGCACCATGGTACGAGGAACAGAAGGAGTTATTGCCAGTTATCGTCACTCGGCTGGAGGCGGGCGACTTGAATTCCCCGCTATGTGACGTTGGTCCTGTTGAATGCCATGTCGATATCTGGGTGGAATGTTATCCTGGAGTGAGTGAGGAACAATTACGGGACGAGATTCTACAGGGCTATGAACGCTATTGTGGCATAGCTTACGGGAATGGACTTCAACAACCGGAGTTCCGGCGAATGATCCGCTTTCTTCCCGGCTGCTCGGTAGACCCGAATTTCCCACTGCTTCCGCTGCTAGCTGAAGAAATCGCTGCCGCAACTGGTCAGCCAGCACTAGTGACTGGAGCACCGTTTGCTTGCGATGCCTTCGTATTTAATGAATATGGAACAGCTCCAGCGCTGATTCTTGGACCCTCGGGGGCCAATGCGCATGCTCCGGACGAGTACGTAGATCTCGATAGCCTGACCTTACTTGTGGAAATCTACGCGAGGACCCTCCTAGGTTGGTGCGGGCAGAGTGAAGATCAGCGCTGA
- a CDS encoding ROK family protein, with protein MAKSRGRGPTLAKDVNRMLIYRQLKQLRSTTRIELSNLLQLNKNTINSIVDELMAAGYVNEKGLSTTIGLGRKPVMIAFHAANKYAVGATLSSAAIYWAVTDLYAKPVETFTTLLQDSSPESMVEALCEGVQQLLERYPSSAWIGFDIGIPGQLNSERGVVLQSSHLQWNQVPFAELLGSRLSVPFRLDHSVKLAALGELWHGFGREADNFAYCSFGDGVGCGIVMGGSLIRGEGNLAGELGHIVIDPQGPLCRCGNRGCLEAIAGIPAIMERLYPIGEREKNLDSMNWLFEQLKKGNPAVEQDIRRTGGVIGRALSHIVNLINPRLIICDGPLMLIADYLFPIIEEELAACSTPPAYRHVQLVRSTLFPYTGCIGAAASAIQDWESSVDPLELVSC; from the coding sequence ATGGCGAAGTCCCGTGGCAGGGGGCCAACGTTGGCCAAAGACGTAAATCGTATGCTGATATACAGGCAGCTGAAGCAATTAAGATCGACAACACGAATAGAGCTGTCCAATCTGCTTCAGCTCAATAAAAATACGATTAACAGTATAGTTGACGAACTGATGGCTGCTGGATACGTCAACGAGAAGGGTCTTAGCACTACCATTGGGTTAGGTCGCAAGCCCGTGATGATTGCCTTCCACGCAGCCAATAAATACGCCGTTGGAGCTACACTCAGCTCGGCAGCTATTTATTGGGCGGTGACTGATCTGTATGCGAAGCCAGTGGAGACCTTTACAACCTTGCTGCAAGATTCCTCTCCTGAATCGATGGTGGAGGCACTATGTGAAGGAGTGCAACAATTGCTGGAGCGTTATCCTAGCTCAGCGTGGATTGGCTTCGATATTGGGATACCTGGGCAGTTGAACTCGGAGCGGGGGGTCGTTCTGCAATCCAGCCATCTGCAATGGAATCAGGTGCCGTTTGCGGAGCTTTTAGGTTCACGTCTGAGCGTGCCGTTTCGTCTGGATCATAGCGTCAAACTTGCGGCACTCGGAGAACTTTGGCATGGATTCGGCAGAGAGGCTGATAATTTTGCTTACTGTTCTTTTGGGGATGGGGTTGGCTGTGGAATCGTGATGGGCGGATCGCTGATCCGTGGAGAAGGCAATTTGGCCGGGGAATTGGGTCATATTGTGATAGACCCACAGGGGCCTTTATGCCGTTGCGGCAATCGAGGTTGCCTGGAAGCCATTGCCGGAATCCCAGCAATCATGGAACGACTGTACCCGATAGGCGAAAGAGAGAAGAATTTAGATAGCATGAATTGGCTGTTTGAACAGCTGAAAAAAGGAAACCCTGCCGTCGAACAGGATATAAGACGGACAGGGGGCGTGATAGGCCGTGCCCTCAGTCATATAGTCAACCTGATCAATCCCAGACTGATCATTTGTGATGGTCCACTCATGCTGATTGCTGATTATTTGTTTCCGATTATTGAAGAAGAATTGGCGGCCTGCTCGACCCCGCCGGCCTACCGTCATGTTCAGCTAGTCCGCTCAACACTTTTTCCCTACACGGGGTGTATTGGAGCTGCCGCAAGCGCTATTCAGGATTGGGAGTCGAGTGTCGATCCATTGGAGCTGGTCAGCTGCTGA
- a CDS encoding amidohydrolase family protein, with protein MNTHAKFVLNGRHIQTGQPQRITLNNSLIEQIEALPETDEILPWIGPGLVDLQVNGYAGFDFNTLTLSSEEICNVALKIAALGVTSFYPTIITNSDHTLEKLLGAISQACAEHPWLHRILRGIHLEGPYISPENGVRGAHDKQFVKAPDWEQFQRWQTAARGMIQIVTLSPEWENAPAFIAECVQNNIVVSIGHTAATPDQINRAVAAGARMCTHLGNGAHLLLPRHPNYIWEQLAQDDLWPCVIADGFHLPEQVLKVFHKVKPHQLMLVSDAVSLSGLAPGTYSSFIGGNVVLTAEGRLHMADNPNLLAGSAQMLPFGVAHLVSSNLCELAEAWDMASTRPASFMKLPEARGLQVGAPGDLVVFDWLQEQFVIREVYKDGQQLTSSNGSTLDSQS; from the coding sequence ATGAATACGCATGCTAAGTTCGTACTGAACGGCCGCCATATCCAGACTGGGCAGCCCCAACGAATTACACTGAATAATAGCCTTATTGAACAGATAGAGGCTCTGCCTGAGACAGATGAGATCTTACCCTGGATTGGACCTGGCCTTGTAGATTTACAAGTGAACGGATATGCCGGCTTTGATTTCAATACACTGACCCTATCCAGTGAAGAAATCTGCAATGTTGCCCTGAAAATTGCGGCGCTTGGGGTCACTTCCTTTTATCCAACCATCATTACGAACAGCGACCACACCTTGGAGAAATTACTTGGAGCGATATCCCAAGCCTGCGCTGAGCACCCTTGGCTCCACCGAATTCTGCGTGGCATTCACCTGGAAGGCCCATACATTTCACCAGAGAATGGGGTGAGAGGCGCACATGATAAACAATTCGTCAAAGCTCCAGACTGGGAGCAATTCCAGCGCTGGCAAACAGCAGCACGAGGAATGATCCAGATAGTGACTCTATCTCCGGAGTGGGAGAACGCGCCTGCCTTTATCGCTGAATGTGTTCAAAACAATATCGTGGTCTCCATTGGTCATACCGCCGCGACTCCAGACCAAATCAATAGAGCCGTAGCTGCGGGAGCCAGAATGTGTACACATCTTGGAAATGGGGCCCATCTATTACTGCCGCGCCACCCCAACTACATTTGGGAGCAGCTGGCCCAAGATGATCTGTGGCCGTGTGTCATTGCAGACGGCTTCCACCTGCCTGAGCAGGTGTTGAAGGTGTTTCACAAGGTGAAGCCGCACCAGTTGATGTTAGTTAGCGATGCCGTCTCTTTGAGTGGTCTGGCACCAGGAACGTACAGCAGCTTTATCGGCGGGAATGTTGTACTCACGGCGGAAGGGCGGCTTCACATGGCAGATAATCCCAACCTGTTGGCCGGATCAGCGCAAATGCTGCCTTTCGGAGTGGCGCATTTAGTAAGCAGTAATCTCTGTGAACTAGCTGAAGCCTGGGACATGGCTTCGACACGGCCAGCCTCGTTCATGAAGCTGCCGGAAGCCCGCGGACTCCAAGTGGGTGCGCCGGGCGATCTGGTTGTCTTTGACTGGCTTCAAGAGCAGTTCGTCATTCGAGAGGTTTATAAGGACGGTCAGCAGCTGACCAGCTCCAATGGATCGACACTCGACTCCCAATCCTGA
- a CDS encoding ABC transporter permease subunit has product MVDSAPILKAAQPKPLGFFRKRIWRDRHYYLLIFPGLLFFLIFRYIPMLGLIIAFKDYNPFQGIMKSEWVGFQHFQTIFSDPEVAHVLMNTLVLSFLQILFAFPAPLIIALLLNEVRNQVFKRSIQSVVYVPHFLSWVVVISMVILMLKNEGMINHYLQQWFGIEPIPFLTNTSYFYPLVIGEVIWKEVGWGTILFLAALSGVNLELYEAAIVDGANRWKQLWHVTMPAIRGTVIIMLILRIGSVLDSGFEQIFLMLNPFNMEVGSVLDTFVYFKGIKQSDFSFATAVGLFKGLVGLVLVMGANRTAKKFGEDGLY; this is encoded by the coding sequence ATTGTCGATAGCGCTCCTATACTCAAAGCTGCTCAACCGAAACCCCTAGGCTTTTTTAGAAAAAGAATTTGGCGTGACCGGCATTACTATCTGCTGATTTTTCCGGGATTACTATTTTTCCTCATCTTCCGCTACATACCGATGCTGGGATTGATCATTGCGTTTAAAGATTACAATCCTTTTCAAGGCATTATGAAGAGTGAGTGGGTTGGATTCCAGCATTTCCAGACTATTTTCTCTGATCCCGAAGTTGCTCATGTACTCATGAATACCTTGGTGCTGTCGTTCCTGCAAATTCTATTCGCTTTCCCGGCGCCGTTAATTATTGCGCTATTGCTGAACGAGGTGCGGAATCAGGTCTTCAAACGCTCGATCCAGTCCGTTGTTTATGTGCCGCATTTCTTGTCATGGGTTGTGGTCATCAGCATGGTGATTCTTATGCTTAAGAATGAAGGGATGATCAATCATTATCTGCAGCAATGGTTCGGTATCGAACCTATTCCGTTTCTAACCAACACTAGTTATTTCTATCCGTTGGTTATCGGTGAGGTCATCTGGAAGGAAGTGGGCTGGGGAACGATCTTGTTTCTCGCAGCATTGTCCGGTGTGAATCTGGAATTGTATGAGGCGGCTATCGTAGATGGAGCAAACCGCTGGAAGCAGTTATGGCATGTCACGATGCCGGCCATTCGAGGCACAGTGATCATAATGCTGATTCTACGGATTGGCAGTGTGCTGGACAGCGGGTTTGAACAAATCTTCCTGATGCTGAATCCATTTAACATGGAAGTAGGGAGTGTGCTCGACACCTTTGTTTATTTTAAAGGCATCAAGCAGTCCGATTTCAGCTTTGCTACAGCCGTAGGCTTATTCAAGGGATTGGTTGGCTTAGTACTAGTGATGGGTGCTAACCGTACCGCCAAAAAATTCGGAGAAGACGGGCTATATTAA
- a CDS encoding carbohydrate ABC transporter permease: MHYRTKSGRIFDLGITIFFILLSAAMMFPIYYIIVISFSSSQDLTMNRFLLWPKHWDFSAYRYILNSESFRRAMLFTIYITGLGTVCNLLFTSTMAYGLTKQIYGQKVLLFMVTFTLLFGAGMIPSYLVVKAMGLRDSIWALILPNVINSFNLIVMRQFFKNIPNEIQEAGVVDGANPMQIFIRIILPLSKPALAAFGLFYAVDYWNSYFNAILYINDPHKWPIQVILRQIVIINEPTATLGRSVMMQNPPQPESIQMAAILLATLPVLLVYPFLQKHFAKGVMIGSIKG; this comes from the coding sequence ATGCATTACAGAACCAAATCGGGACGAATCTTCGACCTTGGGATTACGATATTCTTTATTTTATTGAGTGCTGCCATGATGTTTCCCATCTATTACATTATCGTTATTTCCTTCTCCTCTTCGCAGGACTTGACCATGAACAGGTTTCTGCTCTGGCCGAAGCACTGGGATTTCAGCGCTTACCGTTATATTCTGAATTCCGAATCCTTCCGCAGGGCGATGCTGTTTACGATTTACATTACAGGGCTTGGCACAGTATGCAACTTGCTCTTCACTTCAACAATGGCGTATGGCTTGACCAAGCAGATCTATGGTCAGAAGGTGTTGCTATTCATGGTCACTTTCACCCTGCTGTTCGGCGCAGGCATGATTCCATCTTATCTAGTTGTGAAGGCAATGGGTCTGCGAGATTCGATCTGGGCTTTAATTCTGCCGAATGTCATCAATAGCTTTAATTTGATTGTCATGCGGCAGTTTTTCAAAAATATTCCGAATGAGATTCAGGAAGCTGGTGTAGTGGATGGGGCCAATCCTATGCAGATATTCATCCGCATCATCCTTCCTCTCTCGAAACCAGCGCTGGCTGCTTTTGGCCTATTCTATGCGGTGGATTATTGGAACAGCTATTTTAATGCCATCCTCTACATCAATGACCCTCACAAATGGCCAATTCAGGTCATACTCCGCCAAATTGTAATCATCAACGAGCCAACCGCTACGCTAGGGCGATCAGTGATGATGCAAAATCCGCCACAACCAGAGTCTATTCAGATGGCTGCGATTCTGCTAGCGACGCTTCCAGTTCTGCTAGTGTATCCATTTCTGCAAAAGCATTTTGCCAAGGGGGTGATGATTGGCTCCATTAAGGGTTAA
- a CDS encoding extracellular solute-binding protein: MKKLFSVLLTVAMTTTILAACSSNNNNSANSASSSPAAEGTAAPASTSDPAAKKIEITTMDYSFSDPAPLDGKALQMINEKFNVDYKPQLVPYADYAAKMSATVAGGDTPDIMMIEDPAQGFKTWAQQGAFLDVTQYIDKYPTFKNVPADVWDAMKVDGKIVGIPRYYPSTYNSHIILRQDWLDNLGLKMPTTLDELKQVAIAFTKNDPDKNGKDDTYGLVMSSGFWPNYTPSAYWDASSWYHKDDQGNLIPGIVAPARKEMIGWLRDLYKEGAITKDFPVITNVVDSAKDFWSGKAGIYTGTARGMGDDGMKILAAAVPTAKLAPLPPFLAPDGSQGLTALGGYYGLATLNAKLVDDPDKVDRIMQMLDYGRKFTPLEERNSSSPDFDWMYGGEGTGYTLENGVVAITPSTDGLMPWWYMPDRAMWPAKDSDNQYSKTYTTPQMQDLISQIETLDAKYEHYVNPFNRIFSQTYTKKGFDIEQKMYAQEAKIVVGETPLEDWDKIKDAYLSSGGNDIIKEVNEQLKGTETTVWKKQ, translated from the coding sequence ATGAAAAAACTATTCAGCGTACTGTTAACCGTCGCTATGACCACAACGATTCTAGCTGCATGTTCAAGCAACAATAACAATTCAGCAAATTCAGCGTCATCATCCCCAGCGGCAGAGGGAACTGCGGCTCCTGCCAGCACTTCAGACCCGGCTGCGAAGAAGATTGAGATCACCACTATGGATTACAGTTTCTCCGATCCTGCGCCTCTAGATGGCAAAGCGCTGCAAATGATTAACGAAAAATTCAATGTGGATTATAAGCCACAGCTGGTACCTTATGCTGATTATGCTGCCAAAATGTCGGCAACCGTCGCAGGGGGAGATACTCCGGATATTATGATGATTGAAGATCCGGCACAAGGGTTCAAAACCTGGGCGCAGCAAGGTGCTTTTCTGGATGTGACGCAATATATCGACAAGTATCCAACTTTTAAAAATGTCCCTGCCGATGTCTGGGACGCTATGAAGGTAGATGGCAAGATTGTGGGAATCCCGCGCTATTATCCTTCCACTTATAACTCACATATCATTCTCCGTCAGGATTGGTTGGACAATCTCGGTCTGAAAATGCCAACCACTCTGGACGAATTGAAGCAAGTTGCTATCGCCTTCACCAAGAATGACCCTGACAAGAATGGCAAGGATGATACTTATGGCTTGGTAATGTCAAGTGGTTTCTGGCCGAACTATACTCCATCTGCCTATTGGGATGCCAGCTCGTGGTACCACAAGGACGATCAAGGGAATCTGATTCCAGGCATTGTTGCTCCAGCACGGAAGGAAATGATCGGCTGGCTGCGAGACCTGTACAAAGAAGGCGCTATAACGAAGGACTTTCCAGTTATTACTAACGTTGTTGATTCCGCTAAGGATTTCTGGAGCGGAAAAGCTGGTATTTACACGGGTACAGCGCGAGGTATGGGTGATGATGGTATGAAGATTCTAGCTGCTGCGGTGCCAACTGCCAAATTAGCTCCACTTCCACCGTTTCTGGCTCCAGATGGATCACAAGGTCTAACGGCACTAGGTGGGTATTATGGACTTGCTACGCTGAATGCCAAATTGGTAGATGACCCGGACAAAGTAGATCGCATTATGCAGATGCTGGATTATGGCCGCAAATTCACTCCGCTGGAAGAACGTAACAGCTCTTCTCCCGATTTTGACTGGATGTATGGTGGAGAAGGCACGGGCTATACGTTAGAGAATGGTGTAGTTGCCATTACTCCATCTACAGATGGTTTAATGCCTTGGTGGTATATGCCGGATCGTGCAATGTGGCCTGCCAAGGATAGTGATAACCAATATTCCAAAACGTATACCACCCCTCAAATGCAAGATCTGATCTCACAGATCGAAACGCTGGATGCGAAATACGAGCACTATGTAAATCCATTTAACCGAATTTTCTCCCAGACCTACACCAAAAAAGGTTTTGATATTGAACAAAAAATGTATGCCCAGGAAGCCAAAATCGTGGTTGGTGAAACCCCGCTGGAAGATTGGGATAAGATCAAAGACGCTTACTTGAGCAGCGGTGGCAATGACATTATTAAAGAAGTGAACGAGCAGCTTAAAGGCACAGAAACTACGGTATGGAAGAAGCAATAA
- a CDS encoding DegT/DnrJ/EryC1/StrS family aminotransferase translates to MEKLVVDGGRPARSEPMPPAYPGGMMLGQEEAEASGAVVLDQSPFRYYGPNMRYAVQQLEDMISAYAEIPYVLGVTSGTAALVVALKALGVGYGDKVIVPANTFLATPGAVVCSQAVPVFADVDDSLNISPESIDKLCEDDEVKAIITVPILGNLCDMDAIQSIAKKWGIPVIEDIAQSCGATYKGSFAGTIGDIGTLSFQMNKVLTAGEGGAVITRDANLFERAVRYHDQGSFREKSRYGIVSDDEENAFVGQNYRMSEVTGGVLVEQWKRLNGILGVMRARYIAIQQTLAAELPGIKFRVEPDSTGYTGSHLGMILPNAAIANQFMEYLYAENIQVYPLYGGKPVFMLPQLLHQRTADVKGSPFAYPFRKPVIYTPDSCPNAVSLMPRTMYLPISPLLTEQDAVEIAAGIIKVYRSLNISEQKG, encoded by the coding sequence ATGGAAAAGTTAGTAGTCGACGGAGGTAGACCCGCACGTTCTGAGCCGATGCCACCGGCATATCCCGGAGGAATGATGTTGGGGCAGGAGGAAGCAGAGGCCAGTGGGGCAGTAGTACTGGATCAATCCCCCTTCCGCTATTACGGACCGAATATGCGTTATGCAGTTCAGCAACTGGAAGACATGATCTCCGCGTATGCCGAAATCCCTTACGTATTAGGGGTCACATCCGGGACGGCAGCCCTTGTAGTAGCACTGAAAGCTCTGGGTGTTGGCTACGGAGATAAAGTGATAGTACCAGCCAATACGTTTCTGGCAACACCGGGAGCTGTGGTATGCAGCCAGGCTGTCCCAGTCTTTGCAGATGTGGACGATAGCTTGAATATCAGCCCTGAAAGCATTGATAAGTTATGTGAGGACGATGAAGTTAAAGCTATTATAACGGTTCCGATCTTAGGAAACCTATGTGATATGGACGCGATTCAGTCCATTGCCAAGAAGTGGGGAATTCCTGTAATCGAAGATATCGCTCAATCCTGCGGAGCTACGTATAAGGGGAGTTTCGCTGGAACTATCGGCGATATAGGCACCTTGAGTTTCCAGATGAACAAAGTACTGACTGCAGGCGAAGGTGGAGCCGTCATCACACGCGATGCCAACTTGTTCGAACGGGCGGTTCGCTATCATGATCAGGGCAGTTTTCGGGAGAAATCACGGTATGGTATTGTCTCGGATGATGAGGAGAACGCATTTGTTGGACAAAATTATCGCATGAGCGAGGTAACGGGCGGTGTGCTGGTAGAGCAATGGAAGCGTCTGAACGGAATTCTTGGAGTGATGCGTGCTCGCTACATCGCGATTCAACAGACGCTGGCAGCGGAACTGCCGGGTATTAAGTTTCGTGTGGAACCAGATTCGACGGGTTATACAGGGTCTCATCTGGGAATGATTCTGCCCAATGCTGCAATTGCTAATCAATTCATGGAGTACTTGTATGCAGAGAATATCCAAGTGTATCCTCTGTATGGTGGCAAACCGGTATTTATGCTTCCTCAGTTGCTGCATCAGCGAACAGCCGATGTGAAGGGATCGCCATTTGCCTATCCGTTCCGCAAACCAGTCATCTACACGCCGGATTCATGTCCGAATGCAGTAAGCCTTATGCCGAGGACTATGTACTTACCGATCAGTCCCCTGTTAACCGAACAGGATGCTGTAGAAATCGCGGCCGGGATCATTAAGGTCTACCGCAGTCTGAACATTTCAGAACAAAAAGGATGA